One window from the genome of Sulfodiicoccus acidiphilus encodes:
- the rfbC gene encoding dTDP-4-dehydrorhamnose 3,5-epimerase: MPFDFERIGGLTLVKPKRFPDRRGFFQEMYKRGDMEPLGIPSPVQVNGSFSVKGVVRGLHYQLPPKEQGKLVTAVRGRILDVGVDVRRGSPTFGQYVTVELSGENGHMLWVPPGYAHGFQALEDSFVVYFVTNGEYSPPHERCVHYSLVKWPLSEVVSDKDAQCPPLEKAEVFP; this comes from the coding sequence ATGCCCTTCGACTTCGAAAGGATAGGGGGACTCACCCTGGTGAAGCCCAAGCGGTTTCCAGATAGGAGGGGTTTCTTCCAGGAAATGTACAAGAGAGGGGACATGGAGCCCTTGGGGATACCCTCACCTGTGCAGGTGAACGGGTCCTTCTCAGTGAAGGGAGTAGTGAGGGGCCTCCACTACCAACTACCTCCGAAGGAGCAGGGGAAGCTGGTTACCGCGGTGAGGGGGAGGATCCTGGACGTGGGAGTTGACGTGAGGAGGGGATCTCCGACGTTCGGCCAGTACGTCACGGTGGAGCTCAGCGGTGAGAACGGCCACATGCTCTGGGTTCCCCCCGGGTACGCCCACGGCTTCCAGGCACTCGAGGACTCGTTCGTTGTTTACTTCGTCACTAACGGGGAGTACTCTCCCCCCCACGAGAGGTGTGTCCACTACTCCCTCGTTAAGTGGCCGCTGAGTGAAGTGGTGAGCGACAAGGACGCTCAGTGTCCTCCCTTAGAGAAGGCGGAGGTGTTCCCTTGA